One stretch of Lachnospiraceae bacterium oral taxon 096 DNA includes these proteins:
- a CDS encoding citrate:proton symporter, with protein sequence MVAIVGFLMIIVIVFLLLRGLMSPIVVLAMIPSIAALILGYDPVTIGGFIKKGVETTMGNGILFIFSVIYFGILSDTGFFDVIVNFLVKKAGNNVIAITVATAVVATIAHLDGTTAATVLITVPSFYPVYKKMNISPKILLCLTGGCMGVMNLLPWGGPTARAATVLEMDATTLWHMLIPLQIIGLIVNFVLAVLLGMLAVKQGAGMGKGVEDEVDEKATAEAEALRKPAPYLVFNLILTVALIGILASGIVSSYIVFMIGLCILLAVNYPNQKLQDKLIKKNAPAALIISATLFAAGAMVGIFEGTGMLTAMAQALMSIIPAPLGRYIHVIFGILALPLGLCVGTDAYFYGIMPLVMKVGETYGVASLSTALTMIIGKNLALMVSPLVPATYLAIGLTNTELKDHMKFSIPPYFVISMFMLILGIVFGIIPL encoded by the coding sequence ATGGTAGCGATTGTTGGATTTTTAATGATTATTGTCATCGTGTTTTTACTTCTTAGGGGGCTGATGTCTCCGATTGTTGTATTGGCGATGATTCCATCGATTGCCGCACTGATTCTTGGTTATGATCCAGTCACCATTGGTGGCTTTATCAAGAAAGGTGTTGAGACAACGATGGGAAATGGAATTTTGTTTATTTTCTCAGTGATTTATTTTGGTATCTTGTCTGACACAGGATTTTTTGATGTTATTGTAAACTTTTTAGTAAAAAAGGCGGGCAACAATGTCATTGCGATTACGGTGGCCACAGCGGTGGTTGCAACCATTGCTCATCTCGATGGCACGACCGCAGCGACTGTGTTGATTACAGTTCCATCTTTTTATCCCGTTTATAAGAAAATGAATATTAGTCCCAAAATTTTGCTCTGCTTGACCGGTGGATGTATGGGAGTAATGAATTTGTTGCCATGGGGTGGACCTACAGCCAGAGCTGCGACAGTTTTGGAAATGGATGCGACAACACTTTGGCATATGTTAATTCCACTTCAGATTATTGGTTTGATCGTTAACTTTGTACTTGCTGTATTGTTGGGCATGCTTGCAGTAAAGCAGGGAGCAGGAATGGGCAAAGGGGTGGAAGACGAAGTCGATGAAAAGGCGACGGCAGAGGCAGAGGCCTTGAGAAAGCCAGCACCTTATCTAGTTTTTAATCTGATTCTTACTGTTGCACTGATTGGCATTCTTGCGAGTGGAATTGTCTCAAGTTACATTGTGTTTATGATTGGTCTTTGTATTCTTTTGGCCGTAAATTATCCAAATCAGAAGTTACAGGATAAATTAATCAAAAAGAATGCACCGGCGGCACTGATTATTTCAGCAACCTTGTTTGCAGCAGGTGCTATGGTCGGAATCTTTGAGGGTACAGGAATGCTCACAGCAATGGCACAGGCCTTGATGAGTATTATTCCTGCACCTCTAGGAAGATACATTCATGTTATCTTTGGTATTCTCGCACTTCCGCTGGGACTTTGTGTAGGTACAGATGCTTACTTCTATGGCATTATGCCATTGGTAATGAAAGTGGGAGAGACTTATGGTGTGGCTTCTCTATCTACGGCTTTGACGATGATTATTGGAAAGAATCTTGCTCTTATGGTTAGCCCTCTAGTTCCAGCAACCTATCTGGCCATTGGACTTACCAATACAGAGTTAAAGGATCATATGAAATTTTCTATTCCACCATATTTTGTGATCAGTATGTTTATGTTAATCCTTGGAATTGTGTTTGGCATTATTCCACTGTAG
- a CDS encoding glycosyltransferase family 2 protein, with translation MKKISIVVPCYNEEENVLPLSNEIRKIFHEQLKDYQYEIIFIDNDSKDGTREIIRQLCAQDKDIKAIFNAKNFGQFNSPYYGMLQSTGDATILMAADFQDPVEMIPKYVKAWEEGYKIAIGIKESSKESPIMYHLRSFYYKSIKKLSDVEQIEHFTGFGLYDREFMDVLRKLDDPTPFLRGIVAELGFRRKEIPYEQPKRRAGKTSNNFYRLYDAAMLSVTSYTKVGLRFATFLGAISCGVSIIAAIIYLIMKLIYWNRFPAGMVPLLLGMLFLGSVQIFFIGMVGEYVLTINQRVMKRPLVVEEERLNF, from the coding sequence ATGAAAAAAATCAGTATAGTAGTACCCTGTTACAATGAGGAAGAAAATGTCCTTCCACTGAGCAATGAAATTCGAAAGATTTTTCACGAGCAATTAAAGGACTATCAATATGAAATTATTTTTATTGATAATGACTCAAAGGATGGGACAAGGGAAATTATTCGACAGCTTTGTGCACAGGACAAAGATATCAAGGCGATTTTTAATGCCAAAAATTTTGGGCAATTTAATTCGCCCTACTACGGAATGTTGCAATCAACAGGAGATGCCACCATATTGATGGCTGCGGATTTTCAAGATCCTGTGGAAATGATTCCAAAGTATGTCAAGGCTTGGGAAGAGGGATATAAGATTGCTATTGGAATTAAGGAATCGAGCAAGGAAAGTCCAATTATGTATCATTTGCGCAGTTTTTATTATAAGAGCATCAAAAAATTATCAGATGTCGAGCAAATTGAGCATTTTACAGGTTTTGGGCTCTATGACAGAGAGTTTATGGATGTTTTGAGAAAGTTAGATGACCCGACACCGTTTTTGCGAGGTATTGTGGCTGAGCTTGGTTTTCGAAGAAAAGAGATTCCCTATGAACAGCCAAAGCGCAGGGCGGGAAAGACGAGCAATAATTTTTATCGACTCTATGATGCGGCCATGCTTTCTGTGACTTCCTACACAAAAGTTGGTCTTCGATTTGCCACATTTTTAGGAGCCATTAGTTGTGGCGTGAGCATTATTGCAGCAATCATTTACTTGATTATGAAATTAATTTATTGGAATCGCTTTCCAGCAGGTATGGTACCACTGCTCTTAGGGATGTTATTTTTGGGATCCGTACAGATTTTCTTTATTGGAATGGTTGGAGAATATGTTCTGACCATTAATCAGCGTGTGATGAAAAGACCATTGGTTGTCGAAGAAGAGCGGCTGAATTTTTAG
- a CDS encoding GNAT family N-acetyltransferase, with product MEEICIRTAKLEDAKRLVEIYTPYVEETAITFEYDVPSVKEFERRIEEVLCRYPYIVAERKGKIVGYAYVHAFYARPAYDWSVETSVYVDRKERKSGVGRVLYQAIEEICKEMGILNMNACIAMPRGKDLYLDESSAKFHQKLGFSLVGRFHNSGYKFEHWYDMIWMEKMIGEHQKAKPIQTYSSVRERIRMRKKYPIVQKGIKRK from the coding sequence TTGGAAGAAATCTGTATTCGCACGGCAAAATTAGAGGATGCCAAGCGACTGGTCGAGATTTATACTCCCTATGTAGAGGAAACGGCGATTACCTTTGAATATGATGTGCCAAGTGTAAAAGAATTTGAACGGCGCATAGAGGAGGTTCTGTGTCGTTATCCCTATATTGTGGCGGAAAGGAAAGGAAAGATTGTCGGTTATGCGTATGTCCATGCCTTTTATGCTCGTCCAGCCTACGATTGGTCGGTGGAGACCAGTGTCTATGTCGACAGAAAAGAGAGAAAGTCCGGTGTGGGCAGAGTGCTCTATCAGGCCATTGAAGAAATCTGCAAGGAAATGGGAATTTTAAATATGAATGCTTGTATTGCCATGCCGAGGGGAAAAGATCTCTATCTCGATGAGAGCAGTGCAAAATTTCATCAAAAATTGGGCTTTTCATTGGTAGGTCGATTTCACAATAGTGGCTATAAGTTTGAGCATTGGTATGATATGATTTGGATGGAAAAGATGATTGGAGAACATCAAAAGGCGAAACCCATTCAGACATATTCTAGTGTCAGAGAAAGAATAAGAATGAGAAAGAAATATCCTATTGTGCAGAAAGGAATAAAGAGAAAGTAA